From the genome of Cellvibrio japonicus Ueda107, one region includes:
- the creB gene encoding two-component system response regulator CreB, whose amino-acid sequence MSVPHILILEDEPSIAESLVFVLESESFTTHWETLASRALAYLQASPQRQPVDLVVMDVGLPDMTGFEACKQLRRFSEVPVIFLTARGSELDRVVGLEIGADDYVVKPFSPRELAARVKAILKRTRQVGATLASAAADVQDASEFVIDTERKTIHYHQQLLGLTRLEFSLLQAMVMQPGRVFSREQLLDALGISTDAGYDRSIDGHIKTLRAKLRALKPGAEPIKTLRGFGYAYQPDNLQ is encoded by the coding sequence GTGTCTGTACCCCATATCCTTATCCTTGAAGATGAGCCCTCGATTGCCGAAAGCCTGGTCTTTGTCCTGGAGTCCGAGAGTTTTACCACCCATTGGGAAACCCTGGCGTCCAGGGCCTTGGCGTACCTGCAGGCATCCCCCCAACGACAGCCTGTGGACTTGGTGGTGATGGATGTCGGCCTGCCGGACATGACCGGGTTTGAAGCCTGCAAACAGTTGCGTAGGTTTTCCGAGGTGCCGGTGATATTCCTGACCGCACGCGGCAGTGAGTTGGATAGGGTCGTGGGCCTGGAAATCGGCGCCGACGATTATGTGGTCAAGCCGTTCAGCCCGCGCGAATTAGCGGCCAGGGTCAAGGCGATCCTCAAACGCACCCGCCAGGTGGGGGCGACGCTGGCAAGTGCAGCAGCGGATGTGCAGGACGCTAGTGAATTTGTAATCGATACGGAACGCAAGACCATTCACTACCATCAACAGTTGCTGGGCCTGACACGCCTGGAGTTTTCCCTGCTACAGGCCATGGTGATGCAGCCGGGGCGTGTCTTCAGCCGCGAACAATTGCTCGATGCCCTGGGTATCAGTACCGATGCGGGTTATGACCGCAGTATTGACGGCCATATCAAGACCCTGCGCGCCAAATTGCGCGCGCTAAAGCCCGGTGCAGAACCGATCAAGACCCTGCGCGGCTTCGGTTATGCCTATCAACCGGATAACCTGCAATGA
- the creC gene encoding two-component system sensor histidine kinase CreC, with product MTLSARIFIVYILFVAACSYFVLRTVMEEIRPGVRQSTEETLVDTANLLAEFLREPLLHHQLQSDAIQKVLTAYGQRQPNARIWGVSKQDVSHRIYVTDSRGIVLLDSKHLAVGQDYSRWNDVYLTLQGKYGARSSQEIDGDESSSVMYVAAPIQHEGEIIGVVSVSKPNRTLQPYIDRTQRRLGLLGAGLIVLGLVSGALFSWWLSRELRRLREYALAVSQGQRALLPISLINSSELGQLARALESMRTQLEGKAYVEHYVQTLTHELKSPLAGIRAAAELLQSPMGDARRQQFIHTIDRESLRLQRLIERLLNLAMVEQQQALHDPKPLAVKALIEELLASRAASIALQQIQVDLLGDEDTVIVGEQFLVHQALLNLLDNALDFTPPGACIRWQLSQQQGAQVIAISNEGEPIPEFALARVTERFFSLPRPSSGKKSTGLGLSFVQEVMKLHGGQLLVENLPDGVRVSLKFPT from the coding sequence ATGACACTGAGTGCGCGCATTTTTATTGTTTATATCCTGTTTGTTGCAGCGTGCAGTTATTTTGTGTTGCGCACGGTGATGGAAGAAATTCGTCCCGGTGTGCGCCAATCCACCGAAGAAACCCTGGTGGATACGGCTAATTTACTGGCTGAATTTTTGCGCGAACCATTACTGCACCATCAATTGCAATCCGACGCTATTCAAAAAGTGCTTACCGCCTATGGCCAGCGCCAGCCCAATGCCCGTATCTGGGGCGTTAGCAAACAGGATGTCAGTCACCGTATCTATGTCACCGATAGCCGGGGCATTGTCTTATTGGATTCAAAACACCTGGCCGTTGGCCAGGATTATTCGCGCTGGAACGATGTGTATTTAACCCTGCAGGGAAAATACGGTGCGCGCTCCTCGCAGGAAATCGATGGTGATGAAAGCTCCAGCGTGATGTATGTAGCGGCGCCGATTCAGCATGAGGGCGAGATTATCGGTGTGGTGTCCGTCTCTAAACCCAATCGTACCCTGCAGCCTTATATTGATCGTACCCAGCGCCGTTTGGGATTGTTGGGCGCGGGCTTGATTGTACTGGGGCTGGTATCCGGTGCGCTGTTTTCCTGGTGGTTGAGCCGCGAGCTGCGCCGCTTGCGCGAATACGCCTTAGCTGTCAGCCAGGGGCAGCGGGCGCTATTGCCGATCAGTTTGATCAACAGCAGTGAACTGGGGCAATTAGCCCGGGCGTTGGAATCCATGCGTACCCAGCTGGAGGGCAAAGCCTATGTGGAACACTATGTGCAAACCTTGACCCACGAGCTGAAAAGCCCGCTCGCCGGTATTCGCGCTGCCGCGGAATTATTGCAGTCCCCCATGGGTGATGCGCGTCGACAACAATTTATTCATACCATCGACCGTGAAAGCCTGCGTTTGCAGCGCTTGATCGAGCGCCTGCTCAACCTGGCGATGGTAGAGCAACAGCAGGCTTTGCACGACCCCAAACCGCTCGCTGTTAAAGCCCTGATTGAGGAATTACTGGCATCGCGGGCAGCCTCTATTGCGCTGCAACAGATACAGGTCGATCTGTTGGGTGATGAGGATACTGTCATTGTCGGCGAGCAGTTTTTGGTGCATCAGGCTTTGCTCAACCTGCTCGATAATGCGCTCGACTTTACTCCGCCTGGCGCTTGTATCCGTTGGCAGTTGAGTCAGCAGCAGGGCGCTCAGGTTATCGCTATCAGCAATGAGGGCGAACCCATTCCCGAGTTTGCCCTGGCCCGTGTGACGGAACGTTTTTTCTCCCTGCCCAGACCCTCCAGTGGCAAAAAAAGCACCGGGCTGGGCTTGAGTTTTGTCCAGGAGGTCATGAAGCTGCATGGCGGGCAGCTCCTGGTCGAGAATTTGCCAGACGGTGTGCGCGTCTCGCTCAAATTCCCCACATAA